A DNA window from Camelina sativa cultivar DH55 chromosome 13, Cs, whole genome shotgun sequence contains the following coding sequences:
- the LOC109128472 gene encoding lactosylceramide 4-alpha-galactosyltransferase-like has product MQSPNLKTKEKLQVIETFSGDNLSEKFQKRVIEFVGDGCEVNFVMTWISSAEFFGKREVLAIESVFKSHPRGCLMILSATLDSPQGYTIFKPFLDRGYKVLAVTPDLSFLLKGTAGKSWLEEIKTGKTDPGKIPLAQNLSNLMRLAYLYKYGGVYLDTDMIVLKSFKGLRNVIGAQTLDPSSKNWTRLNNAVLIFDKKHPLLLKFIEEFANTFNGNIWGYNGPYLVSRVARAVEGSSGYNFTVMRPSAFYSVNWLEIKKLFRVAKTEKDSRWVKVKLLHMRRSGYGLHLWNKFSKKYEIEQGSAMWKLVSENCIICDTSSAS; this is encoded by the coding sequence ATGCAATCTCCTAATCTGAAAACCAAAGAGAAACTCCAAGTTATTGAGACTTTTAGTGGAGATAACTTGTCTGAGAAGTTTCAAAAGAGGGTTATTGAGTTTGTCGGTGATGGATGTGAAGTCAACTTCGTCATGACATGGATATCATCAGCAGAGTTCTTCGGCAAAAGAGAGGTATTAGCTATTGAAAGTGTCTTTAAGTCTCATCCTCGTGGTTGCTTAATGATCCTATCCGCAACCTTGGATTCTCCTCAAGGTTATACAATCTTCAAACCGTTTCTCGATCGTGGTTACAAAGTTCTTGCAGTCACACCGGATTTGTCTTTTCTACTCAAAGGAACCGCGGGAAAATCATGGCTCGAGGAAATAAAGACTGGTAAAACAGACCCCGGGAAGATACCTTTAGCTCAGAATCTCTCAAACCTCATGAGGCTTGCTTACTTGTACAAATATGGAGGTGTTTACTTAGACACAGACATGATTGTTCTGAAAAGCTTCAAAGGTCTTAGAAACGTGATTGGAGCACAAACTCTTGATCCTTCGTCGAAAAATTGGACAAGATTGAACAACGCGGTACTAATATTCGACAAGAAACATCCTCTGTTACTCAAATTCATCGAAGAATTCGCTAACACTTTCAACGGAAACATATGGGGATACAATGGACCGTACCTTGTTTCTCGAGTGGCTAGAGCCGTGGAAGGTTCTAGTGGCTATAACTTCACCGTCATGCGACCTTCTGCTTTCTATTCGGTAAACTGGCTCGAGATTAAGAAGTTGTTCAGAgtggctaaaacagagaaagactCGAGATGGGTCAAAGTCAAGCTTCTTCATATGCGGAGGAGCGGCTATGGTTTGCATCTGTGGAATAAGTTTAGCAAGAAGTATGAAATTGAACAAGGAAGTGCCATGTGGAAATTGGTTTCAGAGAACTGCATCATCTGTGACACTAGTTCTGCATCATAA
- the LOC104734178 gene encoding uncharacterized protein At4g19900-like produces the protein MDHDIEKRLTVMIDHRRLNQSASSPLFTVFSITFIALILVTTLVRMSNFSMQLRSDDYSEVKIEIKRVIPHLPLSSEKDGERKNPIKQKYTQQTMQSPNLKTKEKLQVIETFSGDNLSEKFQKRVIEFVGDGCEVNFVMTWISSAEFFGKREVLAIESVFKSHPRGCLMILSATLDSPQGYTIFKPFLDRGYKVLAVTPDLSFLLKGTAGKSWLEEIKTGKTDPGKIPLAQNLSNLMRLAYLYKYGGVYLDTDMIVLKSFKGLRNVIGAQTLDPSSKNWTRLNNAVLIFDKKHPLLLKFIEEFANTFNX, from the coding sequence atGGATCATGATATAGAGAAGAGACTCACAGTAATGATTGATCACAGACGGCTAAACCAATCTGCATCATCACCACTTTTCACTGTGTTTTCGATCACTTTTATAGCTCTGATCTTGGTTACAACGTTGGTTCGGATGTCTAATTTCTCGATGCAACTGCGGAGTGATGATTACTCAGAGGTGAAGATAGAGATCAAAAGAGTGATTCCACACTTACCTCTAAGCTCTGAGAAGGATGGTGAAAGGAAAAATCCGATCAAGCaaaaatatacacaacaaaCGATGCAATCTCCTAATCTGAAAACCAAAGAGAAACTCCAAGTTATTGAGACTTTTAGTGGAGATAACTTGTCTGAGAAGTTTCAAAAGAGGGTTATTGAGTTTGTCGGTGATGGATGTGAAGTCAACTTCGTCATGACATGGATATCATCAGCAGAGTTCTTCGGCAAAAGAGAGGTATTAGCTATTGAAAGTGTCTTTAAGTCTCATCCTCGTGGTTGCTTAATGATCCTATCCGCAACCTTGGATTCTCCTCAAGGTTATACAATCTTCAAACCGTTTCTCGATCGTGGTTACAAAGTTCTTGCAGTCACACCGGATTTGTCTTTTCTACTCAAAGGAACCGCGGGAAAATCATGGCTCGAGGAAATAAAGACTGGTAAAACAGACCCCGGGAAGATACCTTTAGCTCAGAATCTCTCAAACCTCATGAGGCTTGCTTACTTGTACAAATATGGAGGTGTTTACTTAGACACAGACATGATTGTTCTGAAAAGCTTCAAAGGTCTTAGAAACGTGATTGGAGCACAAACTCTTGATCCTTCGTCGAAAAATTGGACAAGATTGAACAACGCGGTACTAATATTCGACAAGAAACATCCTCTGTTACTCAAATTCATCGAAGAATTCGCTAACACTTTCAACGNA
- the LOC104734181 gene encoding auxin transporter-like protein 1, producing MSGEKQQAEEAIVVSGEDEVAVRKVEDSTAEENIDHEGDGFSIKSFLWHGGSAWDAWFSCASNQVAQVLLTLPYSFSQLGMLSGILLQIFYGLMGSWTAYLISVLYVEYRTRMEKQEAKSFKNHVIQWFEVLDGLLGPYWKAAGLAFNCTFLLFGSVIQLIACASNIYYINDRLDKRTWTYIFGACCATTVFIPSFHNYRIWSFLGLAMTTYTAWYLTIAAFLHGQAEGVTHSGPTKLVLYFTGATNILYTFGGHAVTVEIMHAMWKPRKFKSIYLMATLYVFTLTLPSASAVYWAFGDQLLNHSNAFSLLPKTRFRDAAVILMLIHQFITFGFACTPLYFVWEKAIGMHHTKSICLRALVRLPVVVPIWFLAIIFPFFGPINSAVGALLVSFTVYIIPALAHMLTYRTASARRNAAEKPPFFLPSWVAVYVINAFVVVWVLVLGFGFGGWASMTNFIRQIDTFGLFAKCYQCKPPPPAPITAGGHHRR from the exons ATGTCGGGTGAGAAACAACAAGCGGAGGAGGCGATAGTGGTCTCCGGGGAGGATGAGGTGGCCGTTAGAAAAGTGGAAGATTCAACGGCGGAGGAGAATATAGACCACGAAGGCGATGGATTCAGTATTAAGAGCTTCCTCTGGCATGGCGGGTCCGCTTGGGACGCTTGGTTTAGCTGTGCATCCAATCAA GTGGCACAAGTGCTGTTGACACTGCCGTATTCGTTCTCGCAGTTGGGAATGTTATCAGGAATATTGCTTCAAATATTCTATGGGTTAATGGGGTCTTGGACTGCTTATCTCATCAGTGTTCTTTACGTCGAGTATCGTACCCGTATGGAGAAACAAGAGGCCAAATCCTTCAAAAATCACGTTATTCAA TGGTTTGAAGTGCTTGATGGGCTGCTGGGTCCGTACTGGAAAGCAGCGGGGCTCGCATTTAATTGCACCTTCTTGTTATTCGGATCAGTCATCCAGCTCATTGCTTGTGCTAG caatatatattacataaatgaTAGGTTAGACAAGAGGACATGGACTTACATATTTGGTGCTTGTTGTGCCACTACCGTTTTCATACCATCTTTCCACAATTACCGTATTTGGTCTTTCCTCGGCCTTGCCATGACCACCTACACTGCTTGGTACCTTACCATCGCTGCTTTTCTCCATGGCCAG GCGGAGGGTGTGACACATTCCGGTCCGACCAAGCTTGTGTTGTACTTTACCGGTGCCACCAACATCCTCTATACCTTCGGTGGACACGCTGTGACCGT GGAAATAATGCATGCGATGTGGAAACCAAGGAAGTTTAAGAGCATCTACTTGATGGCGACCCTGTACGTCTTCACGTTAACGCTTCCGTCAGCCTCCGCCGTCTACTGGGCTTTCGGCGACCAGCTTCTCAACCACTCAAACGCTTTCTCTCTCCTCCCTAAAACGCGTTTCCGTGATGCCGCCGTCATCCTCATGCTCATCCATCAG TTTATAACATTTGGGTTTGCGTGTACGCCATTGTACTTCGTATGGGAAAAAGCGATCGGAATGCACCACACGAAGAGCATATGTCTAAGAGCGCTGGTGAGGCTACCGGTGGTGGTACCGATATGGTTCTTAGCCATCATTTTTCCGTTTTTTGGGCCAATAAACTCGGCAGTTGGAGCCTTACTAGTTAGCTTCACCGTTTACATCATCCCTGCCTTAGCCCACATGCTCACCTACCGCACCGCCTCTGCCCGCCGG AACGCGGCGGAAAAACCACCGTTCTTTTTGCCTAGCTGGGTCGCAGTCTACGTGATAAACGCTTTCGTGGTGGTTTGGGTCCTAGTTCTCGGGTTCGGGTTTGGCGGATGGGCTAGCATGACCAACTTCATAAGACAAATTGACACTTTTGGCCTCTTTGCCAAATGCTATCAATGCAAACCGCCGCCTCCTGCTCCGATCACCGCTGGAGGTCACCACCGCCGTTAA